In Galactobacillus timonensis, the genomic window AGTCGCCTTCCATATTCCATAACAAATAGCCAAGAACCTGAAAAGCGAAGGAATATCCCATCGTCAGCTTTGCCATTTCACGGGCGGTATCGGCCGGCAGATTAAGATTGCTTTGATAGTTTGAGGCAATTGCACCCAAATTCAACGGAGAAAGAGAGACGCGCGGCGCACGATAAAGAAATGTAAGACTTTTATGATTCTGCAAATCATAAATATTCTGATACAAGCCGGTCATTAGAAGAAATACCGGGAGCTTTTTCCGCAGCATCTGCTGAAAACAGGATGCGAAAGTTATCATCGCTTCTGTTTTTGTGACTTCGTCGATAGAGAATACAATCTTCTTTCCTTTCCTTGCCAGATTTTCGATCATTTTCTCCAGCGCTGTCTGGATGTCCGCAATCGGGACCGAAGAAGAAACCTCAAGGCCAAAACCGAAAAGGGAGAAGTTTAATTTCGCACTTTGAAAAACTCTGGCAAACTTGTCGTTGCTACAAAGAATTGCCGCTGCCTGGCGGATCATATCGGGCGAGTTGACATTCAGATCGACAATTACCCATCCTTTTCGCTTTTGAAGCTCATTGCAGAGGTCGGTCATGAACACGGTTTTCCCACTGCCTCTGACTCCTGTGATGAGGCAAACCTGCTGAGATGGTCTTTCCGCCAGAAAATCATTCAAAATCTCTTTTCCGTCCAAGGCTCTTGAAATACGTTCTTCCGGATCTTTCCCGAACGTCAATGTATACGGATTATTCATTTGAAACTCCTTTCTGATTTACTATTTCATTTTACTGTTATTATTTACTTTTTTGTATATTTTTTATTCTTCTGATTTACTGTTACGTTTTACTGTTTGATTATAGTTTACAGGCTTTTGCTAAAAATACAGGGACACGCTTTTCAACATATGCATGCATGCCTAGCGCGAATGATAAGCGTTGTGGATTTGAGATAAAGCTTGGCGCAAATCAGGTTGATAGCGCGGCCGATGGACTATTAAAAGTACAAAAGGAAATCCTCAAAGAAAGACGGGAAACCGGCCAAAATACTGTGTGTACTTTGCGGCTTGTCCAATGCCGCATACCGAAGACCGGATGGTGTATTTGTCGTTCCGTTGACGGCATTAAAGCCATGATAAGAAGAAAGGAGCGGAATCACCTGATATTCCGCTCTCAATTGAAGAATTCAAATCGATCAACCGGCTTATGGTGACCTTACAGACATTATTCCCCGGTACAGGGTTTAAGCGTCCTGGCTGCGCAGCTCATTCTCTTTCTGCATCGAAAATGGATGAAATAACACGATCAGAAGGATGGCGATCAACGCACTGACAATATCTGCCGCAGCCTGGCTCATCAATATGCCCTGATAGCCAAACAGCTTTGCACAGATCACCATCGCTGCCACATAGACAACACCCTGGCGGCTGATGGAAAGAATGAATGCCGGAATCACGTTTCCTGCCGCCTGAAACAGGACCGTCATCAAAATGACAATCGCCGCAAACACCGTGGAAACCGCCTGCCACCTTAACATAGTCGCTCCATTGATAATCATGTCCGGATCCTTTACAAAGACCCGCATCAGCCCCGGCGCATTCAGAAGGATCAGCGCCGTCAGCCCAAGTGACAGTACCGTAAGGAAAACCAGACAAAACCGGATCAGCTTCTTTAACTGCGCCGCATGGTTCGCACCAAAGAGATAGCCGAATAACGGTACGCCGCCAAAGGCAAATCCAACGATCATCAGCTGCGCAATCATATTGACCTTTAGAACGATTCCCATCGCCGCAATCCGATCGTTGCCATAGGGTAACAGGAACTGATTCGCAATCAGCACACAAAGACTCTGCATCAGGTTGCTTAACGCCGCCGTAATGCCTACGCCAAGAATCTGCTGCAGATCACTGCCGCTTACACGAGCATCGCCTGGATGAATGGAAAGCGACGTCTTTTTTCTCCGCAATATATAAAGGAAGTAAAGGACACTTGCCAGATAGCCGATCACCGTAGCAGCCGCCGCTCCGAAGGATCCCATATGAAACGAAGAAATCAG contains:
- a CDS encoding ATP-binding protein encodes the protein MNNPYTLTFGKDPEERISRALDGKEILNDFLAERPSQQVCLITGVRGSGKTVFMTDLCNELQKRKGWVIVDLNVNSPDMIRQAAAILCSNDKFARVFQSAKLNFSLFGFGLEVSSSVPIADIQTALEKMIENLARKGKKIVFSIDEVTKTEAMITFASCFQQMLRKKLPVFLLMTGLYQNIYDLQNHKSLTFLYRAPRVSLSPLNLGAIASNYQSNLNLPADTAREMAKLTMGYSFAFQVLGYLLWNMEGDYSDLIPQYRQYLEERSYEKIWAELSEKDRKLVVAIAKIEDGNIEGIRAAANMTSNEFSPYRIRLIRKGIVDGSRRGYLRFCLPFFGEYVLDNFAA
- a CDS encoding MATE family efflux transporter, whose product is MDSVFDEEHLYRTYFRLSIPVVLSMVVTLVYNLADTYFIAQTGNTALIAGVSLCAPVFTALMAFGNIFGQGGSSLVSRMLGKQDRDGVRHVSSFCFYAAIIVGAILAIMMTVFHQPLLQLLGADDETMEFAYAYYAVLAAGAPIIVLSFIHSNLVRCEGMAAESMIGNILGSVINIILDPILISSFHMGSFGAAAATVIGYLASVLYFLYILRRKKTSLSIHPGDARVSGSDLQQILGVGITAALSNLMQSLCVLIANQFLLPYGNDRIAAMGIVLKVNMIAQLMIVGFAFGGVPLFGYLFGANHAAQLKKLIRFCLVFLTVLSLGLTALILLNAPGLMRVFVKDPDMIINGATMLRWQAVSTVFAAIVILMTVLFQAAGNVIPAFILSISRQGVVYVAAMVICAKLFGYQGILMSQAAADIVSALIAILLIVLFHPFSMQKENELRSQDA